AACTACAAGAACCAAGCATCGTAGTAGTAGTAAAAAAATTTGAAATAACACGCCAAAAACCCATTCTTCCTTCCTATATATAGTACAAAGAGGCAAAATTCAAACTTACGATGAGGAATGGGAGGAATACATATGGCGGTGTATCGTAATGTGCAGGTGAATTTTTGGCAGGATGATTTTGTTTTGGATTTGACGCCGGAGGAGCGGTATTTTTATGTTTACTTATTAACTTGTTCGAAGACGACGCAGTGCGGGATTTTTCCTTTTCCGAAGCGGTTAGCTGAGATGGAGACGGGTTATAACAGGGAGACTGTTGATAAGTTGGTGCAGCGTTTTATTGATTATGGAAAGATTCTTTATGATGCGGAGACGAAGGAGCTTTTTGTTTTAAATTGGCTTCGTTATAATCCTGTGACGAATACGAATGTGGAGAAGTGTGTGCTTCGTGAGCTGAAGGGTGTGAAGAATAAGGAGTTTGTACATATGTTTCTTCAGAAGTGTGTGGAGGAGGAGCTGAATGTTCCGATGCTTTTAGCACATTTCGGTATGCCTGGTGATTTAGCTGTGGATGATGTTGATCCAGTTTGCGAGGAGGCAGTGGAAGAAGAGGTTATGGAGGAAGAAACGGGAAGTAAGGTATTCACGTTTTATGAGCAACATTTCGGTAGTTTGTCTCCTTATGCGGTAGAGGAATTGAATGTGTGGATGGTTGATTTGTCAGAGGAACTGGTGCTGAAGGCTCTTCAAATTGCGTATGAGAATAATAAGCGAACGGTTGCTTATGTGAAGGGGATTTTGAGGGGATGGCACGGGAAGGGATTTACGAAAGTGTCTGAGGTTGAAGCGGATACGGCGAATTTTCGGAAGAAGGAGTCGTCTGTTAGTACTGGGGAGACGGAGAATTTTTTGGCGAAGTGTGAGGAGTGGGAGAAGAATGCGCTGTCTGAGGAAGAGTTGCAGAGGTTCTTGAAGGAAAAAGGGTGGCGCCCATGAGTATTCAAAATGTGGAGGCGGAAAAGACGGTATTAGGCTCTTTATTGCTTGAGGGAGAGCTTATTAAAGAGTGCCGTTTGACGGAGCATCATTTTTCTACGACTGTGCATCAGGCAATATTCAGGTTAATACGGAAAATTGAGGAAGAGGGGCAACCAATTGATCTGGTGACGCTCGTTTCTCGAATAGATCCCACCTTTTTGAAGGAGATTGGCGGGATAGAGTATTTTACGAATTTAATTGAATGTGTTCCTACAACTGCCAATTTCTCTTATTATGAAGGGCTTGTTCGAGGTGCATGGAAAATGTATCACGCGGGCGTTCTCGGGCACAAAATGGGAGAGCGACTTCTCGCGGAGAAGGATGAGAAAATAATTGGTGAGACGATTACGGCACTTTGTGAATTAGAAGAAAAGGATTGTACGCGTGATTTTAATTTAAAGGATGTTTTAGTTGATTTGTATGAAGAGCTTCATCAAGATACGGATGAGATTACAGGGATTGAGACTGGATATAAAGCGTTAAATAAGATGACGTGCGGTTTGCAAGATGGTGATTTTGTCGTAATTGGCGCACGCCCTTCTATGGGAAAAACAGCGTTTGCTTTAAATATCGCTTTGCATGCGGCGAAATCAGGCGCGGCAGTTGGGATGTTTTCTTTAGAAATGAGCAGTAAGCAATTATTGAAAAGGATGGCTTCTTGCGCAGGAGATGTGTCAGGGGGAAGGCTGAAAAATCCGAAGCATCGTTTTACAATAGAAGATTGGGAAAAAGTGAGTAAGGCGTTTGCGGAAATTGGTGATTTACCACTTGAGATTTATGATAAGGCTGGAATCACAATGCAGGAAATTTGGATGCAAGCTCGTAAGTTAAAGCGGAAGCATGGAGATAAAAAACTTTTAGTCATTGTTGATTATTTACAGCTCATTACAGGAGATTCAAAGTATAGGGGCAACCGATTTCAAGAAATTAGTGAGATTTCACGTAAGCTGAAGTTATTAGCGCGTGATTTGAATGTATGTGTAGTAGCGTTGTCGCAATTGTCTCGCGCGGTAGAGTCACGTCAAGATAAGCGTCCGCTTTTATCTGATTTAAGGGAGACAGGACAGATTGAGCAAGATGCGGATGTCATTATGCTTATGTATCGTGAAGATTATTATGATAAGGAAACAGAGCAGAAAGAGATAACGGAGATCCATGTGGCGAAGCACCGGAATGGGCCTGTTGGTAGTTTGAAATTGAGATTTTTGAAGGAGATTGGGCGGTTTGTGGAGAGGGTGAATTAGTGGAGGGAGAAGTTTGTGTTTTGAAGAACGGAGTAGAAGCGGCTTTAATTATGAAAGGAAAAGAGAAAGGGAAGATTATTCGTTTCATAATTGTAGAAAATACAGATCTTAAGACGGAAAAAGGGATTGGACTTGGTGATACGAAACAAGATTTCATCAATATTCTATAACAGTAGTATTAATTTCATTAAAATATCTCTTTTTTTGTATGTTATTTTCATTTTCTTTGGCGGTTCTGGTGCAAAGATAAAATAAAGCACTTCATTCATTTATAATATTGCTAATGTTTATCTCTGTTCCTGTCCTGTTTACACATCGCTAAACAAATGGATTAGGTTGTTACAAGACAAAGGGAGTCCATTCTACTGGATTCCCTTTATTATTTCTTCTTTCATATCAACATGAATGTTTAACAAATCGTATTACTTAAAAATCTTTCGCAAAATTTTAATTTTGTTCCTATACGGTGGAAATACAAACCCTAAATCTATCCTTGAGCTTTTCTTTAAAATGCTTTTACGATGTGTAAAAGCATCAAAACTATGTTTCCCATGATAGGCGCCGAATCCTGCATTTCCTACTCCGCCAAAAGGTAAGTGGATATTAGCCATATGTGACATTGTATCGTTGACGCATCCTCCTCCAAAAGAAATTCGTTCTAATACCTGCTTTTCAACATTTTTATTTTCAGTAAACACATACAAAGCTAACGGTTTGGGATGGGTGTTAACCGTATGAATGACTTCATCCAAATCATTGTAATCCATAATTGGTAAAATCGGTCCGAAAATTTCTTCTTTCATAGCTGCATCATCCCATGATTTTACTTCAAGAAGTGTTGGTTCAATATATAAATGGCTTCTAGATGAATTTCCACCAAATACTATATAATTTTTGTCTTGCTCTAATATAGAGATAAGTCTATCGAATTGTCTCTCATTAATAATTCGACCGTAATCATTGCTTTTTAATACATCTGGTCCATAAAAGTTTGTAATGATTTCTTTCATTTTCGAAATCAATTTTATCTTGATAGATTTGTGGGCAATAACATAATCAGGTGCAATACAGGATTGGCCAGCATTTATGAATTTTCCCCAGATAATGCGCTTGGCTGCTATATCGAGGTTAGCAGTTTCATCGACAATAGCAGGTCCTTTTCCACCAAGTTCTAATGTTACTGGTACAAGGTTTTTCGCCGCAGCTTCCATGACAATTTTTCCAACTTGAACGCTACCAGTAAAAAAGATATGGTCAAAAGGTGCATGAATCAATAAAGAAGTTATTTCCCTGCCTCCTTCAATTACACGAATGTATTGCTTATCAAATGTTTCACTTATTATTTTGTTAAATACAGCTGAAACATTTGGTGCATTTTCTGAAGGCTTGAGAACTACACAATTTCCTGCTGCAATTGCCCCAATGAGAGGTTCAATTAATGATTGGAATGGATAATTAAAAGGTCCAATAATTAGCACGGTACCATATGGCTCTTTTATTATGTAGCTTTTGGATGGGGCAAAATGAATAGGTGTTTTTACTTTTTGAGGTTTCATCCACTGTTTTAGGTATTTCATTATAAAATTGATACTGTTAAATGAGAAACCAACTTCTGCAGCGTATGCTTCAAACTCGCTTTTGTGTAAATCTTGATATAATGCGCTTAGCACTTGACTTTCATATTTTTGAATAGAATTTTTTAGCTTTTCTAACTGTTTAAGCCGAAATTGAAGACTTCTTGTATGATCATGATGGAAAAATTGTCTATGTTCTTGAATAAGTTGTTGTATATCATCAACCATTAGGAAATCCCTCCAATAGCAAGAAAATATTCACATGCCATGTCCATCAATTGTATAGAGTATTTCATCCATATATCCTATGTACAAAATGCGTCAATTACTCCTCAATAAAAAGAAGCGAGAACTAAGTGAATATAAAGCAACCTAAATTATTAAGGATTACTATTTATATTTCAATTTCTTACATAAAAATGAGCGAAAGCCCCATCGCTATGAGAAGAAAACAGTCTTTGATATTATTCAAAACGATGTTTTATTCCTTCAAGTAAAACATTCTAAGTGAGTTTTGATTAAACTTTTTTCAAAATGGAGTCTATTTGTTTGCTAAAAAATAGGGGGGCAGCATTTTTAATTAAACTTTACTCTAAACTAACATCAGCAACAGGAAATAAAATTCCTGTCGCTGAATAAAAGGCATAGCACAATATGCTTCAGTCACCTGAATATTACTCTGAGGGACAGATATTCACTTAGAAGTACACTTAGATTAAGAGAATAATACAAACGAATTCTCTCAATGTGGATGTGTAGGTATTTATCCCGCTATTTGCGGGCAGTAAGACTCCCACCTTAAAATTCGGCGAATGCGAGGAAGTTAGGTGGGAGATAACTGCCCGTAAAAGTCCGATTGGTTCAATTAATAATCAGTGGGGGATGAACAAAACCCCCACTGATTAAAGTTTCACTTTATTTGGATCGGCAGAAGGAAGGTAAAGTTTTGATTGATGCAACTTTGATATTAATGTTTAATCAATGGTCTTCAATAATGGGGCGCTATTCTTTTATAGAGAAAGCGTCTTTTTCTGGTATTTCCATTGTTCTCATAGTTAAGTAATAGGAACTGGTATATCACAAGGTTTTCTTTATCACGCAATTTATAAGTGGAGACTTGAAGGAACGCAGAGGTGGCAAATTTCTGTGTTTTTACTTTGCGGTCTATGGCAGCAATCCTGTTACTACCCCTATTGAGGGAGCTAAATGAATAGATTTTGCTACTGCGGATTCCGAGTTTAAGAATCGAAAACCATGAGTGATTTCAATAGCAGCTGTCTCCATGGGAGGAAAGACTTCAATAACGATGTGGGAAACTAAGACATCAATGTTGTAGTCATTATTTTTAGGGGAAAACAGTCTAGAGTTCCCTTTTTTGTAGGAAGCTTGAGCATTCAACCCACTGATAAAGGGAAACCCAAAGGGCATACTAAGATTATATTTAAATTGGGAGGATATAAATTTGAGTACAATAGAAAATGCATTATCTATCTTCGCCTTAGGCGGCTTGAATGAAATCGGGAAAAATATGTATGCAATCGAATATTCAAACGACATCGTGATTATCGACTGTGGCAATAAGTTTCCAGATGAAAGTTTTTTAGGAATTGATTTGATTATCCCTGATATAGCCTACTTAGTAGAAAATAAAGATAAAGTCAGGGCTTTAATTGTCACACATGGGCATGAAGATCATATCGGGGGGATCCCGTTCTTCTTAAAAAAATTGAATGTACCTGTTTATGCCACACGCTTCACACTAGGATTAATTGAAATCAAATTAAAAGAACATAAACTTCTAGGAGAAAGTGAACTTATTGAAATCAACTCAAACTCAAACTTGATAATCGGAGAAATGAGTGTAAGCTTTTTCAAAGTGACCCATAGTATTCCTGATTGCTTGGGAATAGTCTTTCACACACCAGAGGGTAATATTGTACATACGGGCGACTTCAAGTTCGATTTAACCCCTGCGAATAATGAGAATTCGGATATTCATAAAATGGCTGAAATTGGAAAAGGAGGAGTCTTGCTTCTATTGTCTGAGAGTACCAATGCAGAACGTCCTGGCCTGACCCCATCGGAACAAATGGTAGGTGAACATGTGGAAGCAACTTTCATGAAAGCCGAACGCAAAGTTATTCTTTCTACCTTTGCTTCAAATATTAGTCGCGTTCAGCAAGTCGTGAATGCAGCGCAAAAAACAAATCGAAAAATTGCGTTGCTTGGACGAAGTATGGTTAATGTCGTAGCGGTTGCTATGGAACGTGGGTATTTAACAGTTCCAGATGGAATGTTAATTGACCCACATGAAATCAATGAAATGGCTCCTGAAAGTGTGGCCATTTTATGCACGGGCAGTCAAGGAGAACCAATGGCTGCTCTTGCTCGCCTGTCCACTGGAAACTATCGCGGTGTCGACATTTTACCTGGAGATACGGTTATATTTGCAGCAGGTCCAATACCCGGGAATGAACGAAATATCACGAGTATCGTAGACAACTTATTTGCACTTGGAGCCAAAGTGATTTATGGATCAGGAAGTACATCCGGAATGCATGTTTCTGGCCATGGTTATCAAGAAGATTTAAAACTAATGCTTACATTAATGAAACCAAAATATTTTATTCCCATTCACGGTGAATTTAGAATGTTACACCATCACCGTTTGTTAGGTGAATCCGTTGGAGTAGAGCAAGGAAACACGTTTATCATCAATAATGGCGATGTCGTCGATATTGAACATACCATTGCCCGTCAGACCCGGAAAATACCGGTTGGGAATACCTATGTAGACGGGGGAGATGTTGATAATATTGGGGAAATTGTGTTACGAGACCGCAAACAACTTTCAGAGGATGGGATGCTCATGATTGTTTTAACTATGAGCAAAGCGGAAGGAATACTGATTTCTGACCCCGATACCATTTCTCGTGGATTTGTGGATAGAGATTTCTCGGAACTCCGAAGAGACGTTAATCGACTTACTATAAAAACTGTTAACGAGCTACAAGAAGCAAATAGAAACCAATGGAATGTAATGAAAAAACAAATAAAAAAATCAATACGACAATATGTATATACACATACTAAGAAAAAGCCAATGATTGTTCCTATACTTATTGAAATTTAAATGGAAGAAAGTCGTTGAACGTTCTGAAAATGCTCAACGTAATTTAAGACAGGTATTGAATGCAATTTCCGAAAAAGAGCTTGAGCAAAATTCACTTGAGGAGAAATTACAGGACATCATGCTTCATGATGCTTATCATACAGGCCAAATTATTCAATTAAGGAAAATACAAGGGGTCATGGCCATCAAATCGTTGACTGAACGTTCTAGTTATTCCATTAAAGGGTGCTTTAATGGAGGAATGATCACAAAAATTATCAAACTTTTTTATAAAAGGATGATTCAATTGAATATCGAAAAAGCGTGTTTAGATCAAAATTTGCAAGAAGAAGTACAGCGGGAGTTAGAGAAGTTAAAAGAGAATAAATAGTATGTAAAAAAGCCCATTTCATATGGGTTTTTTGTTGGGAAAATTATTCTTTTTCAAACTGAAAAATATCTCGATTAATGAGTTGATGGAAATGTTGATCCATTTCTGCCGCAGGAACTTTTCTTTCATTTTGAAACCACCATGCGCTTAATGATGTGATTACCCCTGAATAAAATTCAATGATTAAATCATTTGGTATCGTATGATTTTTGCAAAGGCGATTTAACGCTTCCGTTTCCTGTTTTCTTGTTTCGTGACTTAAAAAATGTGTACGGCTAATAAATTGTTCATCAGACATTTGTGCCTCTAATATTTTACCGATTTCTTCATGTTGAAGGAATTGTTCCATCACTTGAAACGGTTTACTTAATCGGTCTAAAAGCGGTATTTCAGCGACCATCTTGCCATATCGTTTAAATCCAAATGCTAATAAAGCATCTTTATCTTCAAAATGTTTATAAAAGGTTGTTCGGTGTACCATCGCGCGATCACAAATTTGGTTAATGGTGATGGAACTATATTTCTGTTTTGATTGTGTCATTAATTCAAATAAAGAATCAGTAATTTATGTGTACGTCTAATGCGTAAATCAAGTTGTTTTTCATTATCGTTCATCTACAATTCTCCTTTTTTGTAGATTAAATATACAATGGCTGAAAATTGATTCTCCCTTTTTAATCTACATATGTATATTATATTACATGTGTTCCAGTGTATATAAAGCTTTTTGAGTAAAAAACAGGAGGAGAATTACTAAATGAATATGACAACTAAGAGCCCTACAAGTGGCAAAGTTGATACTTCTAACATGAAACATACCCCCATTTTAATTGCATTACTTTTAGGGGCGATGGTTGCGTTATTAAATGAAACGTTACTTGGTAATGCGTTAACGGTATTAATGAAAGAATTTGATGTAACGGCTTCAACCATTCAGTGGCTTTCTACAGCATACATGTTAGTAGTTGGGGTTTTAGTACCAATTACAGCGTTACTTCAGCAATGGCTCACAACGAGACAAATGTTCTTGATCGCTATGGTAACATTTTTAGTCGGTACATTAATTGCTGGATTCGCACCGACATTTTCTGTTTTATTAGTCGGTCGTATTGTCCAAGCAGTAGCGACGGGATTAATTTCACCGTTATTAATGAATACGATTTTAATTATTTGTCCGCCTGAAAAACGTGGTGCTACGATGGGGTTAATCGCACTCGTGATGATGTCAGCTCCAGCAATAGGTCCTACATTATCTGGAGTAATCGTTGATTCACTGAATTGGCGCTGGTTATTCTACTTTGTCGTTCCGATTGTAATTATTTCCATTGTAATTGGAATGAAG
The DNA window shown above is from Bacillus clarus and carries:
- a CDS encoding DnaD domain-containing protein, whose amino-acid sequence is MAVYRNVQVNFWQDDFVLDLTPEERYFYVYLLTCSKTTQCGIFPFPKRLAEMETGYNRETVDKLVQRFIDYGKILYDAETKELFVLNWLRYNPVTNTNVEKCVLRELKGVKNKEFVHMFLQKCVEEELNVPMLLAHFGMPGDLAVDDVDPVCEEAVEEEVMEEETGSKVFTFYEQHFGSLSPYAVEELNVWMVDLSEELVLKALQIAYENNKRTVAYVKGILRGWHGKGFTKVSEVEADTANFRKKESSVSTGETENFLAKCEEWEKNALSEEELQRFLKEKGWRP
- the dnaB gene encoding replicative DNA helicase, producing MSIQNVEAEKTVLGSLLLEGELIKECRLTEHHFSTTVHQAIFRLIRKIEEEGQPIDLVTLVSRIDPTFLKEIGGIEYFTNLIECVPTTANFSYYEGLVRGAWKMYHAGVLGHKMGERLLAEKDEKIIGETITALCELEEKDCTRDFNLKDVLVDLYEELHQDTDEITGIETGYKALNKMTCGLQDGDFVVIGARPSMGKTAFALNIALHAAKSGAAVGMFSLEMSSKQLLKRMASCAGDVSGGRLKNPKHRFTIEDWEKVSKAFAEIGDLPLEIYDKAGITMQEIWMQARKLKRKHGDKKLLVIVDYLQLITGDSKYRGNRFQEISEISRKLKLLARDLNVCVVALSQLSRAVESRQDKRPLLSDLRETGQIEQDADVIMLMYREDYYDKETEQKEITEIHVAKHRNGPVGSLKLRFLKEIGRFVERVN
- a CDS encoding ribonuclease J, with product MSTIENALSIFALGGLNEIGKNMYAIEYSNDIVIIDCGNKFPDESFLGIDLIIPDIAYLVENKDKVRALIVTHGHEDHIGGIPFFLKKLNVPVYATRFTLGLIEIKLKEHKLLGESELIEINSNSNLIIGEMSVSFFKVTHSIPDCLGIVFHTPEGNIVHTGDFKFDLTPANNENSDIHKMAEIGKGGVLLLLSESTNAERPGLTPSEQMVGEHVEATFMKAERKVILSTFASNISRVQQVVNAAQKTNRKIALLGRSMVNVVAVAMERGYLTVPDGMLIDPHEINEMAPESVAILCTGSQGEPMAALARLSTGNYRGVDILPGDTVIFAAGPIPGNERNITSIVDNLFALGAKVIYGSGSTSGMHVSGHGYQEDLKLMLTLMKPKYFIPIHGEFRMLHHHRLLGESVGVEQGNTFIINNGDVVDIEHTIARQTRKIPVGNTYVDGGDVDNIGEIVLRDRKQLSEDGMLMIVLTMSKAEGILISDPDTISRGFVDRDFSELRRDVNRLTIKTVNELQEANRNQWNVMKKQIKKSIRQYVYTHTKKKPMIVPILIEI
- a CDS encoding aldehyde dehydrogenase, translated to MVDDIQQLIQEHRQFFHHDHTRSLQFRLKQLEKLKNSIQKYESQVLSALYQDLHKSEFEAYAAEVGFSFNSINFIMKYLKQWMKPQKVKTPIHFAPSKSYIIKEPYGTVLIIGPFNYPFQSLIEPLIGAIAAGNCVVLKPSENAPNVSAVFNKIISETFDKQYIRVIEGGREITSLLIHAPFDHIFFTGSVQVGKIVMEAAAKNLVPVTLELGGKGPAIVDETANLDIAAKRIIWGKFINAGQSCIAPDYVIAHKSIKIKLISKMKEIITNFYGPDVLKSNDYGRIINERQFDRLISILEQDKNYIVFGGNSSRSHLYIEPTLLEVKSWDDAAMKEEIFGPILPIMDYNDLDEVIHTVNTHPKPLALYVFTENKNVEKQVLERISFGGGCVNDTMSHMANIHLPFGGVGNAGFGAYHGKHSFDAFTHRKSILKKSSRIDLGFVFPPYRNKIKILRKIFK